The following coding sequences lie in one Zingiber officinale cultivar Zhangliang chromosome 2B, Zo_v1.1, whole genome shotgun sequence genomic window:
- the LOC122047484 gene encoding aromatic aminotransferase ISS1-like, with protein sequence MGTRAKLAKRALETDMPVMVQIQELMRGTKEAISLAQGVVYWQPPEQALEKVKQLIGDPSISKYGADEGLPELRQALIEKLQRENNLNKSAVMVTAGANQAFVNVVLTLCDPGDSVVMFVPYYFNARMAFQMTGVTDILVGPSDPETLQPDVEWLEKTLSQDPIPKLVTVVNPGNPSGAYIPEPLLLKMSDLCKRAGAWFVVDNTYEYFMYNGLKHSCIEDDHIVNLFSFSKAYGIMGWRIGYIAYPDTVDGFAAQLLKVQDNIPICASIIGQHLALHSLEVGPEWVRERVQLLVRSRDMLIKALAPLGEENVKGGQGAIYLWAKLPEKFSDDYEVVRWLVRRHHVIVVPGSASGSPGYVRISFGGLKETDCEVAAYRLQKGLEELVKDGMVE encoded by the exons ATGGGGACCAGGGCCAAGCTTGCGAAGAGAGCTCTCGAGACGGATATGCCTGTCATGGTCCAG ATTCAGGAACTGATGCGTGGAACGAAGGAAGCGATATCACTAGCTCAG GGTGTAGTCTATTGGCAACCACCTGAACAAGCTCTAGAAAAAGTTAAACAACTCATTGGGGACCCTTCAATTAGTAAATATGGTGCTGATGAAGGTCTTCCAGAACTTAGGCAGGCTCTGATTGAGAAG TTGCAAAGGGAGAATAATCTGAATAAATCTGCAGTTATGGTCACAGCTGGTGCAAACCAG GCATTTGTAAATGTGGTGCTTACCCTCTGCGATCCAGGGGATTCAGTTGTCATGTTTGTGCCATATTACTTCAATGCTCGTATGGCATTCCAGATGACAGGCGTTACCGACATATTGGTTGGGCCTAGTGATCCCGAAACACTTCAACCAGATGTTG AATGGTTAGAAAAGACTCTATCACAAGATCCAATTCCCAAGCTAGTGACTGTTGTAAATCCAGGAAACCCTTCAGGAGCCTACATCCCGGAGCCTCTCCTCCTG AAAATGTCAGATCTTTGTAAAAGAGCCGGTGCATGGTTCGTTGTAGATAACACATATGA GTATTTCATGTACAATGGTCTGAAGCATTCTTGCATAGAAGATGACCACATCGTCAATCTCTTTTCGTTTTCTAAGGCCTATGGAATTATGGGATGGCGTATTGGATAT ATAGCATACCCAGATACAGTCGATGGATTTGCAGCTCAGCTTCTCAAAGTTCAGGACAACATTCCCATCTGTGCTTCAATCATAGGCCAGCATTTGGCTCTTCACTCCCTTGAGGTTGGACCGGAATGGGTTAGAGAAAGGGTGCAGCTCCTCGTGAGGAGCAGAGACATGCTCATAAAAGCTTTGGCTCCACTAGGGGAAGAAAATGTCAAGGGAGGACAGGGTGCTATCTATCTCTGGGCTAAACTTCCTGAGAAGTTCTCGGACGACTATGAGGTTGTCAGATGGCTAGTGAGGAGGCACCATGTGATCGTCGTTCCCGGGAGTGCCAGTGGCAGTCCAGGCTATGTTCGAATTTCGTTCGGCGGCCTGAAAGAGACTGACTGCGAGGTAGCTGCCTACAGGCTGCAGAAAGGTTTGGAAGAGCTGGTGAAGGACGGCATGGTCGAGTAA